The Desulfurococcaceae archaeon DNA window TTGAGAAGGGTTGTTTTTCCAGCCCCCGACTCCCCTATTAATCCAACCTTTTCTCCAGGCCTTACGTATATTGAAACTCCATCTAGTACATGGTATACGTACCAGTAGCTTTTGTACTTGACATGCATATCCTCTACTTTTAGTAGAGTGCTTGATTCTGGCATGCTCATAGTTACTCACCAACAAAAACTTCTCGGAGTCCATCGCCAAGCAGATTGAGCGCCATTATTAGCACAGCTATCCCCACAATGGGGCCTATGATCATCCACCAGTAGCGCGGAAAGTATACCATGTACTCTGATACCATGGTCCCTAGATCGGGTGTTGGCGGCTGCGCGCCTAGCCCTAGGAAACTTATAGCGGCCCCCATTAGTAATACCCATGCCGCATCTAATGTGGCCTTGGTTAAAATAGGGCCTAGAATATTCGGCAAGATCTCCCTGAACATTATGTGGAGGTCTCTCATTCCAAGAGCCCTGGCAGCCCATACGTAGGGTTCATCGCGGACTGCCGCCGTCATCGAGTACACCATTCTAGTGTACCAAGGCCACCACATGAGCGTTATAGCGATCATCGCGTTCACGATATTGGGCTCTAGTATTGCGCATATTGATAATGCAAGTATTAGAGGCGGAATGGATACGAACATGTCCGCGAGCCTCATGATCACATGTTCGATCCATCTTCCCTTGTAGTAGCCTGCTAGGAGTCCCAGTACCGTGCCGGTGGGCAGGACTATGCTTAATACTATGCCTATCATTAGAAACGCAAGCCTATATCCGAAAATAACCCTTGAAAGAATGTCTCTCCCCACGTGATCTGTCCCTAAAAGGTACCTTGAACTCGGTGGCAGAAACCTTTCTTTGAAATTCGCGTACATACCGGCATGCTGGGGATATGGTGCGATGTACTCCGCGAACACAGCCGATATGATCAATATGAGAAGTATTGAAAGGCCTGTAAGTGCCAGTTTACTCCTACTGAACCTGTACCAAGCTCTTTTAAACCGTTCCCTCTTCATCGCCTTTTCCTTTTCAAATAGTGACAATAACTCTCTAGACTCCACCATTCTCACCCGCCTCCATGCCTAATTCTAGGATCTACGAGAGTTAGTATAACGTCCACAATGATGTTGGTAATGCTATACACCAGTCCTGCGACTAGTACAACCCCCACTATGCCGTTTAGGTCTTTCCTAAACATAGCCATTATTCCGAACTTTGACAGTCCCGGCCAGTTGTATATTGTTTCAACCATGAACGCGTTAGCGATCAATGCAGCTATGTCGAGGCCCATGACGGGTATTGTTGAAACTAGTGAAGGTTTTAGAGCGTACTTAAAGTAAACTGTCCTGTAAGGTAGGCCGTGAGACATGAAGGTGAGTACATAGTCTTTGCCGATGTTTTCTACCATTGCAGATCTTAATATGCGTGCTTCCTGTGCCATTGCCCCGAGCGCTAGTGCTAGTGAAGGCAAGAAGAGGTGCCACACCGCATCCACAAACGCGTTTAGGTTTCCATTAATTAGGGCGTCAAGAGTCATCAGACCAGTAACTCTCGGAACTCTTATCCCCGGGGAGAGCCTCTCAGTAGCTGGGAACCACCCGAGTGTGTAGGAAAATATAAACTGTAGTATCAGCCCCCATGCAAATGCTGGAATACAGATCCCAACATACGCGAATACTCTCAGCGCGCCATCTATGATCGAGCCCGGTCTGCTACCACTCAATGTACCGAAGATGAGCGTCCCTGCTACCTGAATAATTGCTGTAAATATCATGAGCTCTAGCGTCGCTGGAAGAAATTCAGCTATATCAACTGTTACTTCTCTGAAAGATGCTAGCGAGATGCCGAGCTTTCCTTGGAATAGGTCTCTTATCCAGTAGTAATATTGGACATATATAGGCTTATCGAGGTGTAGCAGTTCTCTATACCTCTGCACTATTTCCTCGGGGGCCCTCGGCCCCAAGGCCATTCGGGCTGGATCGCCTGGCATGATTCTAGCCAAGGTGAATATTATTAGCGAGAGCCCGAATAGTGCTAGTAGAGAGGCAATGGCCCTTTTGAACACGGTGCTCTTAACTATTTTCTTTATGTGCCGTATCACACTTACACCTACCTCAGCGGCTTCCCACACCTTCTATATATGAGGGCTTTAAAAACATTATCCCGGATAGTACCTAGGGTAAGTAGAGGATAAGGCGTGAAGGTGGGGTCACAAGAGTTCCTAATTTGTCGATAAGAGGTTTTTACTAAAGGCACAGTAGGATTTGAGAGTAAGACTAACGTATAATAAAAAATCGCCTTTTTATTTTTCCTTTTATTTCATTCCTAGTAGCCGGGCCTTCTCTTCGAGGTTTAGATTCATCTTCCAGTACTCTACGTCCCAGCCGAAGACTCCGACCATTTCTCCTCTTGCAGAGGGCCATTCTATGTACGTCTGATAGGCCTTAAAGCCTATGAAGTCTCCAGCGAATATTGATGGGTATAGGTAGAATATGTATCTGATCAATTCGCATGTCTTTCGGAGCCTCTCTTCCTTGTTCAAAGTTGCCAGCGCATCTTCTATTTTCGCATCAAGCTCTTTCTGAATATCCTCGGTGAACCATTCATTCTGATTGACTGTGCCGTGAGAGCTGCTGTGCCACCTTAGGTATATCATTGATATCGCCTCTGGGTAGTCTGCAGTTATCCACATGGGTTCTATCTCGTTTGGTGTATCCCAGCGCGTCATGGCCTCAACAACGAATAGCCAATCTAATTTTTCGATATTAATTTTCAGGCCTACCTGCTCTGCCGCGGTTGCAAGCAGGTATCCTACTCTGTCCTCTCCGGGTACTGGGGCTCTCCACGTGATATCCATTGGGTACTTGTCCAGCTGACCCCAGTACTTGGATTTCATTAACTCCTCTCTAGCTTTTTCAATATTGAACTCTACCGGTTCAGGGAATGGGCAGACCCCGATCATGTTTGAAGGAACTATTGATGTGGCCTTTTCGTGCTGAGGCATCAATTTGAGGAACGTGTCGTAGTCGAATAAGTAGAATAGCGCCTTCCTAACCTGGATGTCATCCAGGGGTGGTTTTCTCGTGTTCATCATTAAGTAATACATGCCGTAGAGGCGTAGACGGGCTACATCGATTCCTTCAATCTTATCTAATTCCTCATATGTTTCTGGAGGTAGCCATATAGTTGAAATGTCCAGTTCTCGTTTTGACATCAACGTGAGTGTAGGTACGGGGTCTATTATTGCAACTATCTTTACTTTTTCGGGAGCGCGCGGCGCGAATGTACCCCACCAATCCTTGTTCTTGACTATTAATACGTGTGATCCGGGAACGTATTCAGCAAGCATGTAAGGTCCAGTACCAACACTTCGGTGGCCTTCCATTAACCACCCTTTTCCGAAGTCACACCATTCCCCGTAAGGTCCGGGGCACCTTATGTTCTTCTTAACCTCTTCGCTGTCAACTACATATATGTAGCTGGCCAGGTACTCGAAAACTCCACAGGGCTTTTTGAGCGTGACTTGAACTGTATACCTGTCTATGGCCACGACCTTGTTAACATCTACCCACGGAACCAGCAAGTATCCCATGCCCTCGGCCATTATGGTCTCTCTTAGTATTGAGAAAACCACATCGTCTGCTGTCATCTCTCTTCCAGAGTAGTGGAATTTCACTCCCTTTCTTAGGTAGAATGTCC harbors:
- a CDS encoding ABC transporter permease; its protein translation is MIRHIKKIVKSTVFKRAIASLLALFGLSLIIFTLARIMPGDPARMALGPRAPEEIVQRYRELLHLDKPIYVQYYYWIRDLFQGKLGISLASFREVTVDIAEFLPATLELMIFTAIIQVAGTLIFGTLSGSRPGSIIDGALRVFAYVGICIPAFAWGLILQFIFSYTLGWFPATERLSPGIRVPRVTGLMTLDALINGNLNAFVDAVWHLFLPSLALALGAMAQEARILRSAMVENIGKDYVLTFMSHGLPYRTVYFKYALKPSLVSTIPVMGLDIAALIANAFMVETIYNWPGLSKFGIMAMFRKDLNGIVGVVLVAGLVYSITNIIVDVILTLVDPRIRHGGG
- a CDS encoding ABC transporter permease; protein product: MVESRELLSLFEKEKAMKRERFKRAWYRFSRSKLALTGLSILLILIISAVFAEYIAPYPQHAGMYANFKERFLPPSSRYLLGTDHVGRDILSRVIFGYRLAFLMIGIVLSIVLPTGTVLGLLAGYYKGRWIEHVIMRLADMFVSIPPLILALSICAILEPNIVNAMIAITLMWWPWYTRMVYSMTAAVRDEPYVWAARALGMRDLHIMFREILPNILGPILTKATLDAAWVLLMGAAISFLGLGAQPPTPDLGTMVSEYMVYFPRYWWMIIGPIVGIAVLIMALNLLGDGLREVFVGE
- a CDS encoding ABC transporter substrate-binding protein, encoding MAHDESGRAYIHNVYDTLLSMEYRGGTVVVIPWLAERWEATEGGLVWTFYLRKGVKFHYSGREMTADDVVFSILRETIMAEGMGYLLVPWVDVNKVVAIDRYTVQVTLKKPCGVFEYLASYIYVVDSEEVKKNIRCPGPYGEWCDFGKGWLMEGHRSVGTGPYMLAEYVPGSHVLIVKNKDWWGTFAPRAPEKVKIVAIIDPVPTLTLMSKRELDISTIWLPPETYEELDKIEGIDVARLRLYGMYYLMMNTRKPPLDDIQVRKALFYLFDYDTFLKLMPQHEKATSIVPSNMIGVCPFPEPVEFNIEKAREELMKSKYWGQLDKYPMDITWRAPVPGEDRVGYLLATAAEQVGLKINIEKLDWLFVVEAMTRWDTPNEIEPMWITADYPEAISMIYLRWHSSSHGTVNQNEWFTEDIQKELDAKIEDALATLNKEERLRKTCELIRYIFYLYPSIFAGDFIGFKAYQTYIEWPSARGEMVGVFGWDVEYWKMNLNLEEKARLLGMK